The proteins below come from a single Thunnus thynnus chromosome 10, fThuThy2.1, whole genome shotgun sequence genomic window:
- the LOC137190696 gene encoding chromatin target of PRMT1 protein-like: MDSSKPDSCFLRSTSAVSLNERFSQVLDQLTRSRTVTFDPLQLQQRRASAPPPVVLLVKREPPSSLALQVKQRLARRSVWTRLGWRRATRRLAASGARRGFWSFRNKYRWRAALSSAHRRQGHLWRRLGQRRRPERRDVQTPTAGRQLHLDLRRGGAAASRGRGLSGAEAPTRKQLDAQLDEYMSTSRSRLDKQLEDYMSLSRSRLDAELDEYMSMAGQTPLHWD; this comes from the exons ATGGACTCATCTAAACCAGACTCGTGTTTCCTGAGAAGCACTTCAGCAGTTTCCCTCAACGAGCG CTTCTCTCAGGTGCTGGACCAGCTGACCCGGTCCAGGacggtgacctttgaccccctccagctgcagcagaggagggCGTCCGCCCCCCCGCCGGTGGTCCTGCTGGTGAAGAGGGAGCCGCCGTCCTCGCTCGCCCTGCAG GTGAAGCAGCGTCTGGCGAGGCGGAGCGTCTGGACTCGGCTCGGCTGGCGGCGGGCGACTCGTCGTCTCGCTGCCTCCGGAGCCCGCCGCGGCTTCTGGAGCTTCAGGAACAAGTACAGGTGGAGAGCCGCGTTAAGCTCCGCCCACAGGA GACAAGGTCACCTGTGGAGGCGACTGGGTCAACGCCGCCGGCCGGAGAGACGAGACGTCCAGACGCCGACTGCAG gaCGACAGCTCCACCTGGACCTGCGGAGGGGCGGGGCCGCTGCCTCGAGGGGGCGTGGCCTGAGCGGAGCGGAGGCGCCGACCAGGAAGCAGCTGGACGCTCAGCTGGATGAGTACATGTCCACGTCCAGGAGCAGACTGGACAAACAGCTGGAGGACTACATGTCGCTGTCCAGGAGCCGACTGGACGCCGAGCTGGACGAGTACATGTCGATGGCTGGACAGACGCCGCTGCACTGGGACTga